The proteins below are encoded in one region of Pangasianodon hypophthalmus isolate fPanHyp1 chromosome 6, fPanHyp1.pri, whole genome shotgun sequence:
- the leo1 gene encoding RNA polymerase-associated protein LEO1 codes for MADMDELFGSDGDSDNEQHDSGSGSGSGSDSEQERPRSASNASGSGSDRDQDDDDDDDDGHDGGKPSNKELFGDDSEDERGSDNQSEHSGNDNQSDASEHSEAEQHSGSEGHHEEEDDDEAHSHRSDAGSPASRAGSPASGAGSPASGAGSPASGAGSPASGAGSPVSGAGSPASGPGSPASGAGSHRSGRGSVTPMSDHSDGEGSMRDGHSGDEKWGGEGKSGSPRSDQSEDEEKQRNSDEERDHSDDEGREHKSGSAKGSDSEDDFVGRKKKKVASDSDSDSDVGTQRGKKSAADDLFGEADDISSDSDNEKPPTPGQPLDNEEGMEGEQQEEEPLPETRIEVEIPKVSTDLGSDLYFVKLPNFLSVEPRPFDPQYYEDEFEDEEMLDEEGRTRLKLKVENTIRWRSRRDDEGNDIRESNARIVKWSDGSMSLHLGNEVFDVYKAPLQGDHNHLFIRQGTGLQGQAVFKTKLTFRPHSTDSATHRKMTLSLADRCSKTQKIRILPMAGRDPESQRNEMIKKEEERLRASIRRESQQRRMREKQHQRGLSAGYLEPDRYDDEEEGDEAISLAAIKSKYKGGGLREERARIYSSDSDEGSDEDKAQRLMKAKKLDSDEEGENSGKRKAEDDDESSTKKAKKYVISDEEEEEEEED; via the exons ATGGCGGACATGGACGAGCTGTTCGGCAGCGATGGAGACAGCGACAATGAACAACACG ATTCCGGGTCCGGCTCGGGTTCCGGGTCCGACTCGGAGCAGGAGAGGCCGCGCTCGGCCAGTAACGCCTCGGGCAGCGGGAGCGACAGGGATCAGGACGAcgacgatgacgatgatgatggtCACGATGGTGGGAAGCCGAGCAACAAAGAGCTGTTCGGAGACGACAGTGAAGACGAGCGAGGCAGCgacaaccaatcagaacactcGGGGAATGATAACCAATCAGACGCCAGCGAGCACTCGGAGGCGGAGCAACACAGTGGTTCAGAGGGACATCACGAGGAGGAAGACGATGATGAAGCTCACAG TCACAGATCAGATGCAGGAAGCCCCGCCTCTAGAGCGGGAAGCCCCGCCTCTGGAGCAGGTAGCCCCGCCTCTGGAGCAGGTAGTCCCGCCTCTGGGGCAGGAAGTCCCGCCTCTGGAGCAGGTAGCCCCGTCTCTGGAGCAGGAAGTCCCGCTTCTGGACCAGGGAGCCCCGCCTCCGGAGCAGGAAGTCACCGTTCTGGGAGAGGAAGTGTCACGCCGATGTCGGACCACTCAGACGGAGAAGGCTCGATGAGAGACGGTCACTCGGGAGATGAGAAGTGGGGGGGTGAGGGGAAAAGCGGCAGCCCGcggtctgaccaatcagaggacGAGGAGAAGCAGCGTAACTCAGACGAAGAGCGAGATCACTCCGACGATGAGGGGAGGGAACACAAGTCTG GTTCGGCTAAAGGCAGTGACAGCGAGGACGACTTTGTGGGacggaagaagaagaaagtggCGTCTGATTCTGACTCGGACAGTGACGTGGGGACACAGAGGG GTAAGAAAAGTGCAGCGGACGATCTGTTCGGAGAAGCAGACGACATCTCATCAGACAGCGATAACGAGAAACCGCCCACACCTGGACAACCGCTG GATAATGAGGAGGGTATGGAAGgagagcagcaggaggaggagccaCTTCCAGAGACCCGGATAGAGGTGGAGATCCCTAAAGTCAGCACGGATTTGGGAAGCGACCTTTACTTCGTCAAACTGCCCAACTTCCTCAGTGTGGAgccgag GCCGTTTGATCCTCAGTACTATGAGGATGAGTTTGAGGATGAGGAGATGTTGGATGAAGAAGGCAGGACCAGGCTGAAGTTGAAGGTGGAGAACACTATCAGGTGGCGCAGTCGCCGTGACGACGAGGGGAACGACATCCGTGAGAGCAACGCGCGTATCGTTAAATGGTCAGATGGCAG catgtcCCTGCACCTGGGTAACGAGGTGTTTGATGTGTATAAAGCTCCTCTGCAAGGAGACCACAATCACCTGTTCATCAGACAGGGCACGGGACTGCAGGGCCAGGCGGTGTTCAAAACCAAACTCACCTTCAG acccCACTCGACAGACAGCGCCACTCACAGGAAGatgactctctctctggctgATCGATGCTCCAAAACACAGAAGATCAGAATTTTGCCGATGGCCGGCCGAGATCCAGAGTCACAGAGGAACGAGATGAtaaag aaagagGAGGAGCGGTTGCGGGCGTCTATCCGGCGCGAGTCCCAGCAGAGGAGGATGAGGGAGAAGCAGCACCAGCGAGGCCTGAGCGCCGGATACCTGGAGCCTGATCGCTATGACgacgaggaggagggagacGAAGCCATCAGCCTCGCCGCGATAAAGAGCAAATACAAAGGAGGAGGACTGAgag aggagAGAGCGAGGATCTACTCGTCTGACAGTGACGAAGGCTCTGATGAGGATAAAGCACAGCGCCTCATGAAGGCCAAGAAACTCGACAGTGAcgag GAAGGAGAGAACTCGGGGAAGCGGAAGGCCGAGGACGACGACGAGTCGTCTACCAAGAAGGCCAAGAAATACGTGATcagtgatgaagaggaggaggaagaggaggaagactAG